In one window of Acipenser ruthenus chromosome 34, fAciRut3.2 maternal haplotype, whole genome shotgun sequence DNA:
- the LOC117402038 gene encoding ATP-dependent RNA helicase DDX39A: MAENDVENELLDYEEDEEPQVAPEATQAPGKKEVKGSYVSIHSSGFRDFLLKPELLRAIVDCGFEHPSEVQHECIPQAILGMDILCQAKSGMGKTAVFVLATLQQIEPVDGQVSVLVMCHTRELAFQISKEYERFSKYMPTVKAAVFFGGLSIKKDEDVLKKNCPHIVVGTPGRILALIRNKSLILKNVKHFILDECDKMLEQLDMRRDVQDIFRLTPHEKQCMMFSATLSKEIRPVCRKFMQDPMEVFVDDETKLTLHGLQQYYCKLKDSEKNRKLFDLLDVLEFNQVVIFVKSVQRCVALSQLLVEQNFPAIAIHRGMAQEERLSRYQQFKDFQRRILVATNLFGRGMDIERVNIVFNYDMPEDSDTYLHRVARAGRFGTKGLAVTFVSDETDAKILNDVQDRFEVNVAELPEEIDISTYIEQSR, encoded by the exons ATGGCTGAGAATGACGTGGAGAATGAGCTGCTCGATTACGAGGAAGACGAGGAACCGCAGGTAGCCCCTGAGGCCACTCAGGCTCCTGGGAAGAAGGAGGTCAAGGGCTCCTACGTCTCCATCCACAGCTCCGGGTTCAGGGACTTCCTGCTCAAGCCAGAGCTGCTCCGAGCCATCGTGGACTGCGGGTTTGAGCATCCCTCAGAAG ttcagcACGAGTGTATCCCGCAGGCCATCCTGGGCATGGATATCCTGTGCCAGGCCAAGTCTGGAATGGGAAAGACAGCCGTATTCGTTCTGGCCACACTGCAGCAGATCGAGCCAGTCGACGGTCAG GTGTCCGTGCTGGTGATGTGCCACACCCGTGAGCTGGCGTTTCAGATCAGCAAGGAGTACGAGCGTTTCTCCAAGTACATGCCGACGGTGAAGGCTGCCGTGTTCTTCGGGGGACTCTCCATCAAGAAGGATGAGGATGTGCTCAAGAAGAACTGCCCCCACATTGTGGTGGGGACCCCCGGCAGGATCCTGGCCCTCATCCGCAACAAGAGCCTCATCCTCAAGAACGTCAAGCACTTCATTCTGGATGAGTGCGACAAGATGCTGGAGCAGCTCG ACATGCGCAGAGACGTTCAGGATATCTTCAGACTGACTCCTCATGAGAAGCAGTGCATGATGTTCAGTGCCACCCTCAGCAAAGAGATCCGGCCAGTCTGCCGCAAGTTCATGCAGGAT CCCATGGAGGTGTTTGTGGATGATGAGACAAAGCTGACACTGCACGGCCTCCAGCAGTACTACTGCAAACTCAAGGACAGCGAGAAGAACCGCAAGCTCTTCGACCTGCTCGATGTGCTGGAGTTCAACCAG GTTGTGATCTTTGTGAAGTCTGTGCAGCGCTGTGTTGCTCTCTCACAGCTCCTGGTGGAGCAGAACTTCCCTGCCATCGCGATCCACAGAGGCATGGCTCAGGAGGAACG GCTGTCTCGGTATCAGCAGTTTAAAGATTTCCAGAGGCGCATCCTGGTGGCCACCAATCTATTTGGGCGTGGTATGGACATCGAGAGAGTGAACATCGTCTTCAACTACGACATGCCTGAGGACTCGGACACGTACCTGCACAGG gttGCCCGAGCGGGTCGGTTCGGCACAAAGGGTCTGGCTGTAACGTTTGTGTCGGACGAGACTGACGCTAAAATCCTGAACGATGTGCAGGACCGCTTCGAGGTGAACGTGGCTGAGCTGCCTGAGGAAATAGACATCTCCACCTACA TTGAACAGAGTCGATGA
- the LOC117965557 gene encoding CCN family member 1-like: protein MEKVVLLAFLTFVSITLVQSYCPAECNCPAEPPQCPPGVSAVPDGCGCCKVCARQLNEDCGPAQPCDHHKGLECNFGADQRSYRGICRAKLEGRTCEYNGRIFQNGENFQPNCKHQCTCIDGAVGCVPLCPSELPLTSASCPNPRLVKVPGQCCETFVCDKEVKRHHGNKGPSNAYNNELYDFGKQRGYKHLAAWRPLFEGRSLQKKCVLQTTDWSQCSRTCGMGVSTRITNDNGQCKLMKETRLCNVRPCYQSHIAKLKKGKKCTRTRKAKEPLHLSYAGCKSTRRFQPNYCGTCVDGRCCAPQRTRTVSARFICEDGEAFDRNVMMIQSCKCSSECSQLNEAGFQPYYRLYGDMHKFSE, encoded by the exons atggaGAAAGTTGTTTTGCTCGCGTTCCTTACATTTGTAAGCATTACtctg GTCCAGAGTTACTGCCCCGCGGAGTGTAACTGCCCCGCCGAGCCACCCCAGTGTCCCCCGGGGGTAAGTGCAGTGCCGGACGGCTGCGGCTGCTGCAAAGTGTGCGCCCGGCAGCTGAACGAAGACTGCGGTCCGGCCCAGCCCTGTGACCACCACAAGGGACTGGAGTGCAACTTCGGGGCGGATCAGAggagctaccggggcatctgCCGAG CCAAGCTGGAGGGCCGCACCTGCGAGTACAACGGCAGGATCTTCCAGAACGGGGAGAACTTCCAGCCCAACTGCAAGCACCAGTGCACCTGCATCGACGGGGCGGTGGGCTGCGTGCCTCTGTGCCCCAGCGAGCTGCCCCTGACCTCTGCATCCTGCCCCAACCCGCGCCTCGTCAAGGTCCCGGGACAGTGCTGCGAGACGTTCGTGTGCGACAAGGAGGTCAAGAGGCACCACGGCAACAAGGGTCCTAGCAACGCCTATAACAACGAACTCTACGACTTCGGCAAGCAGCGCGGGTACAAACACCTGGCCG CCTGGAGGCCTCTGTTCGAAGGTCGCTCCCTGCAGAAGAAGTGCGTCCTCCAGACCACGGACTGGTCCCAGTGCTCCAGGACCTGTGGGATGGGCGTGTCCACCCGCATCACCAACGATAACGGCCAGTGCAAGCTGATGAAGGAGACACGCCTGTGCAACGTGCGGCCCTGCTACCAGAGCCACATCGCCAAACTCAAG aaaGGGAAGAAGTGCACTCGCACCCGTAAAGCCAAGGAGCCGCTGCACCTGTCCTACGCAGGGTGCAAAAGCACGCGCCGCTTCCAGCCCAACTACTGCGGCACCTGTGTGGATGGCCGCTGCTGCGCACCTCAGAGGACCCGCACGGTGAGCGCGCGCTTCATCTGTGAGGACGGAGAGGCTTTCGACCGCAACGTGATGATGATCCAGTCCTGCAAGTGCAGCTCTGAGTGCAGCCAGCTGAACGAGGCTGGTTTCCAGCCCTATTACAGGCTGTACGGGGACATGCACAAGTTCAGTGAGTGA
- the LOC117966825 gene encoding basic proline-rich protein-like, protein MKTVLVLVLVCLLDSALPASILKKDILKQRKVRSVAELQTPLTESTSTFVPQTQSSAAPNLNPNLGEAVPGPFYPPLPALSSPFTHNEPSPPSTDPYIVPISGQMPPYQNGVPPPPSPFPMPPSGSLYPPVSQFPQYPQFYYLYPGSPNLVPLPYFQQGMYPYPPQHPAAYIPAGRGGFLLRPAAVPPYPRPPVQSNRAPYLSGPLGSWYPSHPPFNPAPSGAARPPFLPYSGGFAPPQFLVAQSDESGHEGDSIEEVQGAQPVMQV, encoded by the exons ATGAAGACCGTGTTGGTGCTAGTGCTCGTGTGTCTGTTGGACAGCGCTCTCCCTGCCTCT ATCCTGAAAAAGGATATATTAAAGCAGAGAAAG GTCAGATCGGTAGCTGAGCTGCAGACACCCCTTACAGAGTCCACTTCCACCTTTGTACCccagacacagagcagtgcagCCCCAAACCTGAACCCAAACCTAGGGGAGGCAGTACCAGGGCCCTTCTACCCTCCTCTCCCTGCCCTGTCCAGCCCCTTCACCCACAACGAGCCATCCCCTCCAAGCACCGATCCCTACATAGTGCCCATCTCTGGGCAAATGCCCCCTTACCAAAACGGGgtccccccacccccttccccaTTCCCCATGCCACCCAGCGGCTCACTCTACCCCCCAGTCTCCCAGTTCCCCCAGTACCCCCAGTTCTACTACCTCTACCCCGGCTCCCCGAACCTGGTCCCTCTTCCCTATTTCCAGCAGGGCATGTACCCCTATCCCCCCCAGCACCCGGCAGCCTACATCCCCGCCGGCAGGGGGGGCTTCCTCCTCAGACCGGCCGCAGTGCCCCCCTACCCGAGGCCCCCAGTGCAATCCAACAGGGCTCCTTATCTCTCTGGACCTCTGGGCTCTTGGTACCCCTCGCACCCGCCTTTCAATCCTGCCCCCTCGGGGGCTGCCAGACCCCCGTTTCTGCCCTACTCCGGAGGCTTTGCCCCCCCTCAGTTCCTCGTGGCTCAGAGTGACGAGAGCGGCCACGAGGGAGACTCCATTGAGGAGGTCCAGGGGGCGCAGCCAGTGATGCAG GTGTGA